One Acetobacterium sp. KB-1 DNA segment encodes these proteins:
- a CDS encoding cyclodeaminase/cyclohydrolase family protein translates to MEFDAVGTNLSSISEKKCTEFVEALYSKAAVPGGGGAAALVGAIGTALAGMVGNLTTGKKKYAEYEDDIQRILKESLILQDRLLAMIDEDAKNFLPLSKAYGLPKETEEEKAFKEKTLEECTKVACSIPLEIVEVCYKAVLIQEELVGKGSALAISDVACGVQCLRAAMISGWVNVLINIKTIKDQDYVADVNNRIKPMLEKGIKICDRVYAQVEKQLS, encoded by the coding sequence ATGGAATTTGATGCAGTAGGAACCAATCTGAGTTCGATATCAGAAAAAAAATGTACAGAATTTGTTGAAGCCCTATACAGTAAAGCAGCTGTTCCGGGCGGTGGTGGTGCAGCTGCTTTAGTTGGAGCAATCGGAACGGCATTAGCCGGAATGGTTGGTAATCTAACGACTGGCAAGAAGAAATATGCGGAATATGAAGACGATATTCAGCGTATTTTAAAAGAATCGTTGATTCTTCAAGATCGTTTATTAGCAATGATCGATGAAGACGCAAAAAACTTTTTGCCGTTGTCCAAAGCTTATGGCCTTCCCAAAGAAACTGAAGAAGAAAAAGCTTTTAAAGAAAAAACTTTAGAAGAATGTACAAAGGTAGCGTGTAGCATCCCGCTAGAAATTGTTGAGGTATGTTACAAAGCTGTTTTAATCCAGGAAGAATTAGTGGGAAAAGGTTCTGCCTTAGCGATTAGTGATGTCGCCTGTGGGGTGCAATGTTTAAGAGCAGCGATGATCAGCGGCTGGGTAAATGTTTTAATTAACATTAAAACAATAAAAGATCAAGACTATGTCGCAGACGTTAATAATAGAATCAAGCCAATGTTAGAAAAAGGTATAAAAATCTGTGATCGCGTTTATGCGCAAGTTGAAAAACAACTTTCATAA
- a CDS encoding bifunctional 5,10-methylenetetrahydrofolate dehydrogenase/5,10-methenyltetrahydrofolate cyclohydrolase, giving the protein MAAKLLSGKEVSESVLAQVLKDANELKGKGIQVKMAIMRVGEDAGSISYEKSIITRMGKSNIEVESVQFPIDVTEADFIAKLEAINADKNIHSVLIFQPLPDQIDADKIKYMLSPEKDPDALNPTNLGKLMIADERGFFPCTAEGVMEMFKFYNIDVKGKDVVVINNSNVLGKPLTIMLTNEFATVTMCHVHTKDTASFTKKADIVVTACGIYGLVKPEMLSEDCILIDVAMSQMKDENKEFVLNAEGKKIRAGDAHVDCLDKVAMITSATPGCGGGTGPITTALLAAHVIKACKMQSGLL; this is encoded by the coding sequence ATGGCAGCAAAATTATTAAGTGGAAAAGAAGTAAGCGAATCAGTATTGGCTCAAGTACTAAAGGATGCTAATGAATTAAAAGGCAAAGGCATTCAGGTAAAAATGGCGATTATGCGAGTTGGCGAAGACGCCGGTTCTATTTCTTACGAAAAAAGCATTATTACCCGAATGGGAAAATCAAATATCGAAGTTGAATCTGTTCAATTCCCAATTGATGTAACAGAAGCTGACTTCATTGCGAAGCTTGAAGCAATCAATGCAGATAAAAACATTCATTCTGTTTTAATCTTCCAACCGCTTCCAGATCAAATTGATGCTGATAAAATCAAATATATGTTAAGCCCTGAAAAAGATCCTGATGCCCTTAACCCGACTAATCTGGGTAAGTTGATGATCGCCGATGAAAGAGGATTCTTCCCATGTACTGCTGAAGGCGTTATGGAAATGTTCAAATTCTATAACATTGATGTTAAAGGTAAAGACGTTGTTGTTATTAATAACTCTAACGTATTGGGAAAACCGCTGACAATTATGTTAACAAATGAATTTGCGACCGTAACGATGTGTCACGTTCATACAAAAGATACCGCTTCCTTCACTAAAAAAGCAGATATTGTTGTCACCGCTTGTGGTATTTATGGTTTAGTTAAACCAGAAATGTTAAGTGAAGATTGTATTTTAATCGATGTGGCAATGTCTCAGATGAAAGACGAAAATAAAGAATTTGTTTTAAATGCAGAAGGCAAAAAAATCCGTGCAGGAGATGCGCATGTAGACTGTTTAGACAAGGTTGCAATGATTACTTCGGCAACACCGGGATGCGGCGGCGGAACTGGCCCAATCACAACAGCATTACTGGCAGCTCATGTCATTAAAGCTTGTAAAATGCAAAGCGGATTACTATAA